The Deltaproteobacteria bacterium genome includes the window ATACCCTGGCCGAATTCTCTTTCCAAGCGCTGGGCCACGATTTCCAGGTGCAAAAGCCCCAGGAAGCCGCAGCGAAAGCCCTGGCCGAGAGCGGCTGAGGAATCCTTTTGATAGACCAGGGAGGCGTCATTGAGTTTATATTTTTCGAGTGCCTCGGCCAGCGACAGGTAATCGTCCGCATAGATGGGGTAGATGGAAGAAAAGACCACGGGCTTGGCTTCTTTGAAACCGGGCAGAGGTTCAGGGGCTGGCCGCAAATCAAGGGTAATGGTGTCGCCGATTCTGGTATCGCTTACGGTCTTGATGCCGGAAATCATATAACCCACCGATCCGGCGTAAAGCTCTTTCTGAGACACCCGGCCCAGCTTGAAAACGCCCACCTCTTCGACCCTGTAGGTCGCCCCATTGGACATGAGCTGGATAGTGTCACCCGGACGAACGGTCCCGCTGAAAATCCGGCAGCTGATAATCGTACCCTGGTACGGATCATAGCTGGCGTCAAAAATCAGGGCCTTAAGCGGGGCGTCCTCGTCTCGATCCGGCGGAGGAATCTCCTGAACGATGGCCTCAAAAACCTCATCAATCCCGATCCCCTCCTTGGCGGAACACAGGATGGCCCGGTCTGCATCCAGCCCCAGGTCCACCTCTATCTGTTCCTTGACCCGCTCGATATCGGCCGAAGGAAGGTCAATCTTATTAATCACCGGAATGATCACCAGATCGTGTTCCATAGCGGCATAGAGGTTGGCCACGGTCTGGGCCTCCACCCCCTGGGAGGCATCCACCAGGATGAGCACGCCCTCACATGAAGCCAGAGCCCGGGAGACCTCATAGGAAAAGTCCACGTGCCCGGGAGTATCAATCAGGTTGAGGATATACTCCTGCCCGTCTTTGCCTCTATAAGGCAGGCTGACGGTCTGGCTTTTTATGGTAATGCCTCGTTCTCGCTCCAGGTCCATGGTGTCTAAAATCTGGTCGCGGAAATCCCGTTCTTCCACCAGACCGGCCCGCTGAATGAGGC containing:
- the lepA gene encoding elongation factor 4 — its product is MTEIRNFSIIAHIDHGKSTLADRLIQRAGLVEERDFRDQILDTMDLERERGITIKSQTVSLPYRGKDGQEYILNLIDTPGHVDFSYEVSRALASCEGVLILVDASQGVEAQTVANLYAAMEHDLVIIPVINKIDLPSADIERVKEQIEVDLGLDADRAILCSAKEGIGIDEVFEAIVQEIPPPDRDEDAPLKALIFDASYDPYQGTIISCRIFSGTVRPGDTIQLMSNGATYRVEEVGVFKLGRVSQKELYAGSVGYMISGIKTVSDTRIGDTITLDLRPAPEPLPGFKEAKPVVFSSIYPIYADDYLSLAEALEKYKLNDASLVYQKDSSAALGQGFRCGFLGLLHLEIVAQRLEREFGQGIIMTAPSVRYRLVLQDRASVEIDNPQYYPDPAAIERAEEPYIRTSILIPERYMGTVMKLCLEHRGVNSRFHYPTPGRIEINFDIPLAEVVYNFYDRLKTVTQGYGSFDYDFLDFRKSDLVKLDILVNGERVDALSLIVHRDRARLRAVQICERLRDEIPRQLFKIAIQGAVEGKIIARSTISPFRKDVTAKCYGGDITRKRKLLEKQKKGKKRMKAVGAVMIPQSAFLAVLKTDHE